The following proteins come from a genomic window of Pyxidicoccus sp. MSG2:
- a CDS encoding RibD family protein, producing MEMTKRPYVICHMVPSVDGRIVVKGWELPKAAYAEYEQTAEIFDADGWIIGRVSMEPYAGKSKVPRRKGGQPIPRTDFIARRDAESYAIALDPSGKLTWKSASIDEEHVITVLTEAVSDDYLAFLQARGVSYVFGGKERLSLPRVLQKLRKEFGIKTLLLEGGGKINGSFLAADLVDELSILFAPVADGGVGTPSLFDAKAGRGPARNLKLLSVERRKGDLLWARYKVKR from the coding sequence ATGGAGATGACGAAGCGACCCTATGTGATCTGCCACATGGTGCCCTCGGTGGACGGGCGCATCGTGGTGAAGGGCTGGGAGCTGCCGAAGGCCGCGTACGCCGAATATGAGCAGACGGCCGAGATCTTCGACGCGGATGGGTGGATCATCGGCCGGGTCTCCATGGAGCCGTACGCTGGGAAGTCGAAGGTCCCCAGGCGCAAGGGCGGGCAGCCGATTCCTCGGACGGACTTCATCGCGCGCAGGGACGCGGAGTCCTACGCGATTGCACTGGACCCGTCCGGCAAGCTCACCTGGAAGTCGGCGTCGATTGACGAGGAGCACGTCATCACGGTGCTGACCGAGGCGGTATCGGATGACTACCTGGCGTTCCTGCAGGCGCGTGGCGTCTCGTACGTGTTCGGCGGCAAGGAGCGCCTGAGCCTGCCGAGGGTGCTCCAGAAGCTCCGGAAGGAGTTCGGCATCAAGACGCTGCTCCTCGAGGGCGGAGGGAAGATCAACGGCTCGTTCCTGGCCGCCGACCTGGTCGATGAACTGAGCATCCTGTTCGCGCCGGTCGCGGACGGGGGCGTGGGAACGCCGTCGCTGTTCGATGCGAAGGCTGGCAGGGGCCCGGCGCGGAACCTCAAGCTGCTGTCCGTGGAGCGGCGCAAGGGCGACCTGCTGTGGGCCCGCTACAAGGTGAAGCGGTAG
- a CDS encoding TIGR02266 family protein: MTESNQAAVGLVVKLPFATPEEFLAKYGNNVTRGGIYLRARAVKPPGTVVTLDLKLASGERIIFASAVVHFVTGQGGQGVTGMGLRFLNVDPHTRRFLDSAVVAMPHAQSNVPPVPHGVGAADYTVPPPTAAPVAAPSPAPAPAAPAGASPAPVPAPGDGAVAGTPAASPVMMTDSALELNTEEPKRTGLVIGIDLGTTNSCAAYVRKGKPGVLPSREGHNTVPSIIAVNTRGKLVVGHPAKGQMLTNPRQTVYGAKRLVGRAYASPVVEHIKDRFHYEISPGENGDAGVKLGDRVYTLQQISALILREVREVAQNQLGQPVSRAVITVPAYYNDNQRHAVREAGKLAGLYVERILNEPTAAALAYGYGRKLNQRVLVYDLGGGTFDASVLELNDNVYEVISTGGDTFLGGLDFDNAIVAFLLEEFQKKTGRPFQGDRVAMQRINDAAERAKCALSERTEMRVHVAFVTMIDDKPYDLDVTLTRSKLIELTEGLVDRTVQVCDEVLKAKGLGPKDVDEVILVGGQSRFPLVHEKITKFFGKPPSKGVHPDEAVALGAALLAHSLGQLEGVVLIDVLPMAIGVGLPGGRFKPVMDRNTSLPSTKSYTLTTHRDEQTELELTVFQGDSDKAAANEYLGTLKLAGLPKRPRGAVQVSVTFEVNNESLLKVTAREGSTGREVSSTFSTRDTPESVKAKLSRLETDSAPAASPHAGAVATGPSAPVKPVAAATNNVVSAAPAAPKHTPARGTTQAPSPSHATPAVVPAPKQKGIMGWLKGLFGRV, translated from the coding sequence TTGACGGAATCGAATCAGGCAGCGGTCGGGCTGGTCGTGAAGCTGCCCTTCGCGACGCCCGAAGAGTTCCTGGCGAAGTACGGAAACAATGTCACCCGCGGCGGCATCTACCTGCGCGCCCGCGCGGTGAAGCCGCCGGGCACCGTCGTCACGCTCGACCTGAAGCTGGCGAGCGGAGAGCGGATCATCTTCGCCTCCGCCGTCGTCCACTTCGTCACCGGTCAGGGCGGTCAGGGCGTCACGGGCATGGGCCTGCGCTTCCTGAACGTGGATCCGCACACCCGGCGCTTCCTGGACTCGGCCGTCGTGGCGATGCCGCACGCCCAGTCGAACGTACCGCCCGTGCCCCATGGCGTGGGAGCGGCCGACTACACCGTCCCACCTCCGACGGCCGCTCCGGTTGCCGCTCCCTCCCCTGCCCCGGCTCCCGCCGCACCGGCGGGCGCATCCCCGGCGCCCGTCCCGGCTCCGGGCGATGGGGCTGTGGCCGGAACGCCGGCCGCGAGTCCCGTCATGATGACGGACTCCGCGCTGGAGCTGAACACGGAGGAGCCCAAGCGGACGGGGCTCGTCATCGGCATCGACCTGGGGACGACGAACTCCTGCGCGGCCTATGTGCGCAAGGGGAAGCCCGGAGTGCTGCCCAGCCGCGAGGGCCACAACACGGTGCCCTCCATCATCGCCGTCAACACGCGCGGCAAGCTGGTCGTGGGCCACCCCGCCAAGGGGCAGATGCTCACCAACCCGCGGCAGACGGTGTACGGCGCGAAGCGACTGGTGGGCCGGGCCTATGCGTCGCCCGTCGTCGAGCACATCAAGGACCGCTTCCACTACGAGATCAGCCCCGGGGAGAACGGCGACGCGGGCGTGAAGCTGGGAGATCGCGTCTACACGCTCCAGCAGATCTCCGCGCTCATCCTCCGCGAGGTGCGCGAGGTGGCGCAGAACCAGCTCGGGCAGCCGGTGTCCCGCGCGGTCATCACCGTCCCCGCGTACTACAACGACAACCAGCGCCACGCGGTGCGCGAGGCCGGCAAGCTGGCCGGCCTGTACGTGGAGCGCATCCTCAACGAGCCCACCGCGGCGGCGCTGGCGTACGGCTACGGGCGCAAGCTGAACCAGCGCGTGCTGGTGTACGACCTGGGCGGCGGCACGTTCGACGCGTCCGTGCTGGAGCTGAACGACAACGTCTACGAGGTCATCTCCACCGGCGGCGACACGTTCCTCGGCGGGCTCGACTTCGACAACGCCATCGTCGCGTTCCTCCTGGAGGAGTTCCAGAAGAAGACGGGCCGCCCCTTCCAGGGTGACCGCGTGGCCATGCAGCGCATCAACGACGCGGCCGAGCGCGCCAAGTGCGCCCTCTCCGAGCGCACGGAGATGCGGGTGCACGTGGCCTTCGTGACGATGATCGACGACAAGCCGTATGACCTCGACGTCACGCTGACGCGCTCGAAGCTCATCGAGCTGACCGAGGGGCTCGTCGACCGCACCGTCCAGGTCTGCGACGAGGTGCTCAAGGCGAAGGGGCTGGGGCCCAAGGACGTGGACGAGGTCATCCTCGTCGGTGGGCAGAGCCGCTTCCCGCTGGTGCACGAGAAGATCACGAAGTTCTTCGGCAAGCCGCCCAGCAAGGGCGTGCACCCGGACGAGGCCGTGGCCCTGGGCGCGGCGCTGCTGGCGCACAGCCTGGGACAGCTCGAGGGCGTGGTGCTCATCGACGTGCTGCCCATGGCCATTGGCGTGGGGCTGCCGGGCGGGCGCTTCAAGCCGGTGATGGACCGCAACACGTCCCTGCCGTCGACCAAGAGCTACACCCTCACGACCCACCGCGACGAGCAGACGGAGCTGGAGCTCACGGTGTTCCAGGGCGACTCGGACAAGGCGGCGGCCAACGAGTACCTGGGCACGCTGAAGCTCGCGGGACTGCCGAAGCGGCCGCGCGGCGCGGTGCAGGTCTCCGTCACCTTCGAGGTGAACAACGAGTCGCTGCTGAAGGTAACGGCGCGTGAGGGCTCCACCGGCCGCGAGGTGTCGAGCACCTTCTCCACGCGCGACACACCGGAGTCCGTGAAGGCGAAGCTGTCGCGGCTCGAAACGGACAGCGCTCCCGCGGCCTCGCCCCATGCCGGTGCGGTGGCCACCGGTCCCTCGGCTCCCGTGAAGCCCGTGGCCGCCGCGACGAACAACGTCGTGTCCGCGGCACCTGCCGCGCCGAAGCACACGCCCGCACGCGGAACCACCCAGGCGCCGTCGCCCTCACACGCGACGCCAGCCGTTGTTCCAGCGCCGAAACAGAAGGGCATCATGGGCTGGCTCAAGGGGCTGTTCGGAAGGGTCTGA
- the guaA gene encoding glutamine-hydrolyzing GMP synthase → MDLHAEKILILDFGSQYTQLIARRVRELGVYCEIHRPDLPAEDIRRFAPRGIILSGGPASVEAPGSPRCDPFVFEAGVPVLGICYGLQLIAKLLGGRIDRGAHREFGNAEVEVLARRGPFAEFNVGDRVQVWMSHGDRVDELPAGFEAIGRSGNSPFAATAHASKPFYGFQFHPEVVHTPQGKAMLRAFLFTDCKVTGSWTMKGFIDEAVETIRRQVGEHGRVICALSGGVDSSVAALLLHRAIGPRLQCIFVDNGVLRQGERAQVEALFVDRFHVPLKTVDARARFLEKLAGVTDPEKKRKIIGREFIAVFEEASRDIQDAEFLAQGTLYPDVIESVSYKGPSVTIKSHHNVGGLPETMKLKLVEPLRELFKDEVRALGRELGLPDEMVSRQPFPGPGLAIRVLGEVTEARLDLVRRADAIVQEEIRAAGLYKEVWQAFAVLLPVQSVGVMGDERTYESTCVLRAVTSVDGMTADWARLPFPVLERISTRITNEVRGINRVAYDISSKPPATIEWE, encoded by the coding sequence GTGGACCTGCACGCCGAGAAGATCCTGATCCTCGATTTCGGGAGTCAGTACACGCAGCTCATCGCCCGGCGCGTCCGGGAGCTGGGTGTGTATTGTGAGATCCACCGCCCGGACCTCCCGGCGGAGGACATCCGCCGCTTCGCTCCGCGCGGCATCATCCTCTCCGGAGGGCCGGCGTCCGTGGAAGCGCCCGGTTCCCCGCGCTGTGACCCGTTCGTCTTCGAGGCAGGGGTGCCCGTGCTGGGCATCTGCTACGGCCTCCAGCTCATCGCCAAGCTGCTCGGCGGCCGCATCGACCGGGGCGCCCACCGGGAGTTCGGCAACGCGGAGGTGGAGGTGCTCGCCCGCCGCGGCCCCTTCGCCGAGTTCAACGTGGGCGACCGGGTGCAGGTGTGGATGAGCCACGGCGACCGGGTGGACGAGCTACCCGCCGGCTTCGAGGCCATCGGCCGGAGCGGCAACTCGCCGTTCGCCGCCACCGCCCATGCGAGCAAGCCCTTCTACGGCTTCCAGTTCCACCCGGAGGTGGTCCACACGCCGCAGGGCAAGGCGATGCTGCGCGCCTTCCTGTTCACCGACTGCAAGGTGACGGGCTCGTGGACGATGAAGGGCTTCATCGACGAGGCGGTGGAGACCATCCGCCGCCAGGTCGGTGAGCACGGCCGGGTCATCTGCGCGCTGTCGGGCGGCGTGGACAGCTCCGTGGCGGCGCTGCTGCTGCACCGGGCCATCGGCCCGCGCCTGCAGTGCATCTTCGTGGACAACGGGGTGTTGCGGCAGGGCGAGCGCGCCCAGGTGGAGGCGCTCTTCGTGGACCGCTTCCACGTGCCCCTGAAGACGGTGGATGCGCGGGCCCGCTTCCTGGAGAAGCTCGCCGGCGTCACGGACCCGGAGAAGAAGCGGAAGATCATCGGCCGCGAGTTCATCGCCGTGTTCGAGGAGGCGTCCCGCGACATCCAGGACGCGGAGTTCCTCGCGCAGGGCACGCTCTACCCGGACGTCATCGAGTCCGTCTCGTACAAGGGCCCGTCCGTCACCATCAAGAGCCACCACAACGTGGGCGGCCTGCCGGAGACGATGAAGCTCAAGCTGGTGGAGCCGCTGCGCGAGCTGTTCAAGGACGAGGTCCGCGCCCTGGGCCGCGAGCTGGGGCTGCCGGACGAGATGGTGTCCCGCCAGCCGTTCCCCGGCCCGGGCCTGGCCATCCGCGTGCTCGGCGAAGTCACGGAGGCCCGGCTGGACCTGGTGCGGCGCGCGGACGCCATCGTCCAGGAGGAGATTCGCGCCGCCGGCCTCTACAAGGAAGTCTGGCAGGCCTTCGCCGTGCTGCTGCCCGTGCAGAGCGTGGGCGTCATGGGCGACGAGCGCACCTACGAGTCCACCTGCGTGCTCCGCGCCGTCACCAGCGTGGACGGCATGACGGCGGACTGGGCCCGGCTGCCGTTCCCCGTCCTGGAGCGCATCTCCACGCGCATCACCAACGAGGTGCGCGGCATCAACCGCGTCGCCTACGACATCTCCTCCAAGCCGCCCGCGACGATTGAGTGGGAGTGA
- a CDS encoding S46 family peptidase produces the protein MKRLFVIATLLGAAPALADEGMWTYNNFPAAKVKEKFGFEPTQQWLDKVRLSSARLAGGCSASFVSPDGLVMTNHHCARGCIEQLSTAKKDYIANGFYAKTQAEEKQCPAMEINQLESITDVTETLNKATQGLSGKQYADTLKGKMSELEQTCSAGDAKVRCDVVTLYQGGKYNLYKYRRFQDVRLVMAPEHAIAFFGGDPDNFEFPRYDLDMSFVRVYQDGKPANTKDTYFKWSEHGAKEGELTFVSGNPGRTSRGLTIAELELQRDVVLPKTLMFLSEMRGLVTEFQRRGPEQKRISNNMLFGVENGLKASKGRHEALLDKKFFAQKVAAEQDLRKKVDANPEMKKKYGAAWDEIAKAQEQLANIRKELGFMEQGQGLSSTTFQIARTLLRASEELPKDNGQRLREFSQAGLPALKAQLLSPAPIYPDLEIARLTFGLTKMREELGADHPFVKKVLGKESPETLATRVVKGSKLRDVKARQALFDGGKAAVDASKDPMIELAKLVDPDARAVRKNYEENIEAVVRKNSELIAKAKFEVYGTNQYPDATFSPRLSYGSVKGYMEDGKQVAPITQMAGTFERHTGEDPFALPQSWLKSQKILTGTTGMNFVTTNDIIGGNSGSPMINKDGEIVGLVFDGNIQSLGGEYGFDENVNRTVAVHSDAIIEALQKVYGATRVLEELRPGSTKVPPVKTNPAG, from the coding sequence ATGAAGCGCTTGTTCGTGATTGCCACCCTCCTTGGTGCGGCGCCCGCGCTGGCCGACGAGGGAATGTGGACCTACAACAACTTCCCCGCCGCGAAGGTGAAGGAGAAGTTCGGCTTCGAGCCGACGCAGCAGTGGCTCGACAAGGTGCGCCTGTCCTCGGCGCGGCTCGCGGGGGGCTGCTCGGCCAGCTTCGTGTCCCCGGACGGCCTGGTGATGACCAACCACCACTGTGCCCGCGGCTGCATCGAGCAGCTCTCCACGGCGAAGAAGGACTACATCGCCAACGGCTTCTACGCGAAGACGCAGGCCGAGGAGAAGCAGTGCCCGGCCATGGAGATCAACCAGCTGGAGAGCATCACCGACGTCACCGAGACGCTGAACAAGGCCACCCAGGGCCTGTCCGGCAAGCAGTACGCGGACACCCTCAAGGGGAAGATGTCCGAGCTGGAGCAGACCTGTTCCGCCGGTGACGCCAAGGTGCGCTGCGACGTCGTCACGCTGTACCAGGGCGGCAAGTACAACCTGTACAAGTACCGCCGCTTCCAGGACGTGCGCCTGGTGATGGCCCCCGAGCACGCCATCGCCTTCTTCGGCGGCGACCCGGACAACTTCGAGTTCCCCCGCTACGACCTGGACATGTCCTTCGTGCGCGTCTACCAGGACGGCAAGCCGGCCAACACCAAGGACACGTACTTCAAGTGGTCCGAGCACGGCGCCAAGGAGGGTGAGCTCACCTTCGTGTCCGGCAACCCCGGCCGCACCTCGCGCGGGCTGACCATCGCCGAGCTGGAGCTGCAGCGTGACGTCGTCCTGCCCAAGACGCTCATGTTCCTCTCCGAGATGCGCGGCCTGGTGACGGAGTTCCAGAGGCGCGGCCCCGAGCAGAAGCGCATCTCCAACAACATGCTGTTCGGCGTGGAGAACGGCCTCAAGGCCAGCAAGGGCCGGCACGAGGCGCTGCTGGACAAGAAGTTCTTCGCGCAGAAGGTCGCCGCGGAGCAGGACCTGCGCAAGAAGGTCGACGCCAACCCGGAGATGAAGAAGAAGTACGGCGCGGCGTGGGACGAGATCGCCAAGGCCCAGGAGCAGCTCGCCAACATCCGCAAGGAGCTGGGCTTCATGGAGCAGGGCCAGGGCCTGTCCTCCACGACGTTCCAGATTGCCCGCACGCTGCTGCGCGCCTCCGAGGAGCTTCCCAAGGACAACGGCCAGCGCCTGCGTGAGTTCAGCCAGGCCGGCCTGCCCGCCCTCAAGGCCCAGCTGCTCAGCCCCGCTCCCATCTACCCGGACCTGGAGATTGCCCGCCTCACCTTCGGCCTCACCAAGATGCGCGAGGAGCTGGGCGCCGACCACCCGTTCGTGAAGAAGGTGCTCGGCAAGGAGTCCCCGGAGACGCTGGCCACCCGCGTGGTCAAGGGCAGCAAGCTGCGTGACGTGAAGGCGCGCCAGGCCCTGTTCGACGGTGGCAAGGCCGCCGTGGACGCCTCCAAGGACCCGATGATCGAGCTGGCGAAGCTGGTGGACCCGGATGCCCGCGCGGTTCGCAAGAACTACGAGGAGAACATCGAGGCCGTCGTCCGCAAGAACAGCGAGCTCATCGCCAAGGCGAAGTTCGAGGTCTACGGCACCAACCAGTACCCCGACGCCACCTTCAGCCCGCGCCTGTCCTACGGCTCGGTGAAGGGCTACATGGAGGACGGCAAGCAGGTGGCGCCCATCACCCAGATGGCCGGCACCTTCGAGCGCCACACCGGTGAGGACCCGTTCGCCCTGCCGCAGTCCTGGCTGAAGTCCCAGAAGATCCTGACCGGCACGACGGGCATGAACTTCGTCACCACCAACGACATCATCGGCGGCAACTCCGGCTCGCCCATGATCAACAAGGACGGCGAGATCGTCGGCCTCGTGTTCGACGGCAACATCCAGTCGCTCGGTGGCGAGTACGGCTTCGACGAGAACGTGAACCGCACGGTGGCCGTCCACAGCGACGCCATCATCGAGGCGCTGCAGAAGGTCTACGGCGCCACCCGCGTCCTCGAGGAGCTGCGCCCCGGCAGCACCAAGGTGCCGCCCGTGAAGACCAACCCGGCGGGGTGA
- the guaB gene encoding IMP dehydrogenase produces MLNPDIRLALTFDDVLLVPAESSVVPKDVDLTTRLTRNIRLNIPLLSAAMDTVTESRTAIAMAQEGGIGVIHKNMTPEQQALEVLKVKKFESGMVVDPVTIDPEAPLGRALELMRQHGVSGIPVVKGRRLVGIVTSRDVRFETNFTQKVEAMMTRKLVTGREGISQEDAQKLLHEHRIEKLLIVNEDFELKGLITIKDIEKRRTNPNAAKDAKGRLLCAAAVGVSADREARLDALIKAGVDVIVVDTAHGHSKGVLEGVRDTRKNFRGFDLIAGNVATAEATHALIQAGVDAVKVGIGPGSICTTRVVAGVGVPQITAVDDCVREAEKHGIPIISDGGIKYSGDIVKALAAGASTVMIGSLFAGTEEAPGDVILYQGRSYKSYRGMGSMGAMKQGAKDRYFQADVEAVKLVPEGIEGRVPYKGTLAMNVHQMLGGIRSGMGYVGCGTIDQLRTQATFVRITSAGLKESHVHDVIITEEAPNYRVE; encoded by the coding sequence ATGCTGAACCCCGATATCCGGCTCGCCCTCACCTTCGATGACGTCCTGCTGGTTCCGGCCGAGAGCTCGGTCGTCCCCAAGGACGTCGACCTGACGACCCGGCTCACCCGCAACATCCGCCTGAACATCCCCCTGCTGTCCGCCGCCATGGACACGGTAACGGAGTCCCGTACCGCCATCGCCATGGCCCAGGAGGGCGGGATTGGCGTCATCCACAAGAACATGACGCCCGAGCAACAGGCGCTCGAGGTGCTCAAGGTCAAGAAGTTCGAGAGCGGCATGGTGGTGGACCCCGTCACCATCGACCCCGAGGCTCCGCTGGGCCGCGCGCTGGAGCTGATGCGCCAGCACGGCGTGTCCGGCATCCCCGTGGTCAAGGGCCGGCGCCTGGTGGGCATCGTCACCAGCCGTGACGTGCGCTTCGAGACCAACTTCACCCAGAAGGTGGAGGCGATGATGACGCGCAAGCTCGTCACCGGCCGCGAGGGCATCAGCCAGGAAGATGCCCAGAAGCTGCTGCACGAGCACCGCATCGAGAAGCTCCTCATCGTCAACGAGGACTTCGAGCTCAAGGGCCTCATCACCATCAAGGACATCGAGAAGCGCCGCACCAACCCGAACGCGGCCAAGGACGCCAAGGGGCGCCTGCTGTGCGCCGCCGCCGTGGGCGTGTCCGCGGACCGCGAGGCCCGGCTCGACGCGCTCATCAAGGCCGGTGTGGACGTCATCGTCGTGGACACCGCGCACGGACACTCCAAGGGCGTGTTGGAGGGCGTGCGTGACACGCGGAAGAACTTCCGCGGGTTCGACCTCATCGCCGGCAACGTGGCCACCGCCGAGGCCACCCACGCGCTCATCCAGGCGGGTGTGGACGCGGTGAAGGTGGGCATCGGCCCCGGCTCCATCTGCACCACCCGCGTGGTGGCTGGCGTGGGTGTGCCGCAGATCACCGCGGTGGACGACTGCGTCCGCGAGGCGGAGAAGCACGGCATCCCCATCATCTCCGACGGCGGCATCAAGTACTCGGGCGACATCGTCAAGGCGCTCGCCGCGGGGGCCAGCACGGTGATGATCGGCTCGCTCTTCGCCGGCACCGAGGAGGCCCCCGGCGACGTCATCCTGTACCAGGGCCGCAGCTACAAGAGCTACCGCGGCATGGGCAGCATGGGGGCCATGAAGCAGGGCGCGAAGGACCGCTACTTCCAGGCGGACGTGGAGGCCGTGAAGCTGGTGCCCGAGGGCATCGAAGGCCGCGTCCCCTACAAGGGCACGCTGGCCATGAACGTCCACCAGATGCTGGGCGGCATCCGCAGCGGCATGGGCTACGTGGGCTGCGGCACCATCGACCAGCTGCGCACCCAGGCCACCTTCGTGCGAATCACGTCCGCCGGGCTCAAGGAGAGCCACGTGCACGACGTCATCATCACGGAAGAGGCCCCGAACTACCGCGTGGAGTAG